The Desulfatiglans sp. genomic interval CCTTTATGTCCTTCTCATCCATTATCAGAGGCTGTACCCTGACTACCTTGCCATCCTTAACCGTTACGGTTATAGGACCTTCATTCGTTAAACTCGTATATAATTTTTCCATTTCTCTCCCTTCCTTTCGTTCCTTAAGAATACCTTTACTGTCCCTCTAATATCAGGCTTTAGTTTTGTTTACAACACTAAAAATGGTAAATATATCATTTTAACTTGACACTCTAACCTAACCCCTCTATATTTCCCTTTTTTGAAAAAAGCTATATTTATTAAAATATATTATTGAAAAACAATATTTTGGAGGTCAATCGTGGCAGAAAACAAATATGAAATACTATTTTCACCTTATCATATAGGTAAGGTTCAGTTAAGAAACAGGTTTGTAAAGACAGCAGCTCAGACCTATTTTTTTGACTCAGGTGAAAAACGCGTCGGTGATACAGCAAAGGCATTTTATGGGGCAGTAGCAAAGGGCGGTGTTGGTCTTATTATTACAGAGACACCAGCAATGGAATGGCCCCTGCTTGAAGATGGCGACCGCAGATTCAGGGTCGATAATGACAAATATATCCCGCAGATGAAGGAATTAACCGATCTGGTTCACAGCCATGGTGCAAAGATATTTACCCAGTTCTATCATCGCGGCCCATGGGGACACGAATATCAATTCATAGCACAGCGTATTGCCGCATCCGCAGTACACTATACATCTCCCTATGATGTTCATCCGGAAGAGCCGCCACATTCATTGACAAAAGAGGAGATAGAGTGGTGGGTTGATCACTTTGCAGGCTGCGCAGTCAGGGTACAAAAGGCCGGTTATGACGGGCTTGAGATCAACGCAGGTGCTGACCACCTTTTCCACTCATTCCTGTCCAAATTCTGGAACAAACGTGATGATGAGTACGGCCCCCAGACAATGGAAAACAGGATGAGATTTGTTCTTAATGTTATTAGAGAGATCAAAAAACGCTGCGGCGAAGACTGGCCGGTTCAGGTACTCATGAATGCCTATGAATTCGGCGCAGGCCCTGAGGGAATTACCGCTGAAGAGGGTATCCAGATTGCAAAGGGATATGAGGCAGCCGGCGTTGACTCCCTTCATGTAAGAAACCACCTGCACGGGCACCATCAGGGTTCTTATCTGCATAACCTGCTCTGGTATCCTGAATTCTGCATTGAAGGACCTCTGGCTCCTGAAATGGACTGGAGCAAAAAAGGTGATCTTATAAATGTTCCTTCAGCAGCAAGAATTAGACGGCAGGTTACAAAACCCACTATCATGGTTCCATCAGGATTCACGGCTGATTATGCAGAGATGGTCCTTCAGAGGGGTGATGCAAATATCATCGGTTTCAACAGAAGGCTCTTTGCAGACCCGTTCTACCCGACCAAGATCAGGGAAGGCCGTCCTGAGGACATCCAGCCATGTACCCATTGCAACAACTGCGCAAAACGCTACAATGAGATCAGGCAGTGCCGTATAAATGCAGCATTCGGAACAACAAAATATGAAATTGACAAGGCGCCCAAAAAGAAAAAGGTTGTAGTAGTGGGTGGTGGTCCTGCCGGTATGCAAGCCGCAAGGGTAGCAGCTACAAGGGGCCATGATGTGACACTATATGAAGCAGGACATTACCTTGGTGGAAATCTTCCAATGGCATCTACCATCAAGAGCACCGAGCTTGAGGATATACCTTCAATAGTTACATTCTTCAA includes:
- a CDS encoding FAD-dependent oxidoreductase produces the protein MAENKYEILFSPYHIGKVQLRNRFVKTAAQTYFFDSGEKRVGDTAKAFYGAVAKGGVGLIITETPAMEWPLLEDGDRRFRVDNDKYIPQMKELTDLVHSHGAKIFTQFYHRGPWGHEYQFIAQRIAASAVHYTSPYDVHPEEPPHSLTKEEIEWWVDHFAGCAVRVQKAGYDGLEINAGADHLFHSFLSKFWNKRDDEYGPQTMENRMRFVLNVIREIKKRCGEDWPVQVLMNAYEFGAGPEGITAEEGIQIAKGYEAAGVDSLHVRNHLHGHHQGSYLHNLLWYPEFCIEGPLAPEMDWSKKGDLINVPSAARIRRQVTKPTIMVPSGFTADYAEMVLQRGDANIIGFNRRLFADPFYPTKIREGRPEDIQPCTHCNNCAKRYNEIRQCRINAAFGTTKYEIDKAPKKKKVVVVGGGPAGMQAARVAATRGHDVTLYEAGHYLGGNLPMASTIKSTELEDIPSIVTFFKTQLKKLNVKVNMVKEVTPDMILKEKADAVVVAVGAVPAYPDVKGLDSPNVIKSTTLYNMLKLSLRFMSPDFLNAFSKFRMPAGWNPFKTIGKRVVIIGGMIHGCQLGEFMAKRGRQVTIVEPNEENVGKWLAPEYKNRMFLWFKKKGVTVIGGVKLIEITKEGLKIKTKEGEEKMLPADSILPVGFTTNTDLYESLKGKVPELYAVGDCDNPAIIPEATGSGWKIGNQI